From Halorientalis litorea:
CCCGCTCTCGGCGGTGGCTCCGGACCTCCTCCTCGTGCCGGGCGGCGGATGGGCGGACCGGAGCGAGTCGGGCGCGTGGGCCGAAGCCGAACGCGGTGCCGTGCCCGACGCCATCGCCGCTCACTACGACGACGGCGGGCAGGTCGCCGGCGTCTGTACCGGCGGGATGCTGTTGGCTCGCGCGGGCGTCCTCGACGGCCGCCCGGCGGTGACACACGCGAGCGCGCTTGACGACCTGCGGGCGACGGACGCGGACGTTGTCGACGCCCGGGTCGTCGACGACGGTGACGTGGTGACCGCCGGCGGCGTCACATCGGGGCTGGACCTCGCGGTCCACGTCGTGGAACGGACCGCTGGCGCGGACGTAGCGGACGAGGTCTGCCGACTGATGGAGTACGACCCCCGAGGCCACGTCCACCACGGCTGACCGCGGTTCGGAACGTTTAGGCGTGTGTGGCCGAACCACAAGTCGAGAAACGCGAGTTCGGTTCTCAACCGTTCCAAACGTGGGACGCATCACGCGTTCGTTACGCTTATCCGGAGCAATCCCTTACGTCGGAGTATGGCAGAAGCGACGGGACGCGACGTCGGGTACGACGAACTCGCGACGCTGAAGCTGTTGGCACTCTCGGACGCGCTCGACGGCCAAGAGAAGGTGTCGTGTTCGGTGCTAGCCGACGAGTTGGGGGCCTCGAACCAGACGGCCTCCCGACGGCTCCAGCGGCTCGACGACGCGGACTACGTCGAGCGCGAAATCGTCAGCGACGGACAGTGGGTCACGGTTACGCCGGAGGGCGAGAGCGCGCTTCGCCGGGAGTACGCCGACTACCGGCGGATATTCGAGCGCGACGCGAGCATCGACCTGGCCGGGTTCGTGACCAGCGGTATGGGCGAGGGACGCCACTACATCTCGCTGCCGGGCTACATGGAGCAGTTCATCGAGAAGTTGGGCTACGAACCCTTCGCGGGGACGCTGAACGTGGACCTCACCGACGAGAGCGTCCGCACCCGGGCGGGCGTGGCCGCCCTCGAACCCGTCACCATCGAAGGCTGGGAGGACGACGAGCGCACGTACGGCCCGGCGTACTGTTACCCGGCGAGCGTCGAGACGGACGACGCCATCTACGAGCCGGCACACGTCATCACACCCGAGCGAACCCACCACGACGAGGACCAACTCGAAATCATCGCCCCCGAGCGACTGCGCGACGAGTTGGGACTGGACGACGGCGACGAACTCACCATCCATGTCACGGAGCGATAGCATGTCCCGAACCACGAGCAACGTAGACGCGGCCATCAGTGCCTTCCGCGCGGGCGACCCCGTCCTGATTCACGACGCGGCCGACCGGGAGGGCGAGACAGACATCGTGTATCCCGCGGGCGGCGTCACGCCCGGGGCTGTCGCACGGATGCGCAACGACGCCGGTGGCCTCGTGTGTGTCGCACTCGGCCACGAGGTGGCGGAGGCCCTCGACCTCCCGTTCGTCCAAGAGGTCATCGACCACCCGCTGGCGGCCGACCACGACCTCGCGTACGACGAGCGGTCGTCGTTCTCCCTGACCGTCAACCACCGCGACACCTTCACCGGCATCACCGACGAGGACCGTGCCCTGACCATCACCGAGTTGGGCCACGCCGCCGCCGACCCCGACCCGACGGCGTTCACGGAGGCGTTCCGCGCACCCGGCCACGTCCACCTGCTCAAGGCCGCGCCGAACCGCCTCTCGGACCGCCTCGGCCACACTGAACTCGCCGTGGTGTTGGCCGACGCCGCCGACCAGCCACCCGCCGCGGTGGTCTGTGAGATGCTCGACGACGAGAGCGGCGCGGCCCTGCCACCCGCCGCCGCCCGAACCTACGGCGAGCGAAACGGGATTCCGTACGTCGAAGGGTCCGAAATCGTCGACCGCCTCGGGTAACGGCCACACGGCCGACTGCCAGCGCGCGCCGCCGGATAAATCTGATTTCGATATACAGAACGAGCGGACGTGCCCCAACAGTCGATACACAGAACCGGGAGAGGCGTTGCCGACCGCTGGATTCCACAGTCGAGGATGCTACGTGCATACATGCCACGGCAGAGACGGCGTTCTCGGCGCGGATACGAGGTGAGAGCAGGTCAATCACGGCGGAAGACGGCGAACGGTTCGAATCGGGTTCGCTGTGACCGGCGGGCGCGTCGCACGGATTGGGACAACGGGACTGCCGAACCGACGGTGCCGTCCCCGACGACGACACGTCCGCGGAAGTTCG
This genomic window contains:
- a CDS encoding DJ-1/PfpI family protein, which gives rise to MDIAILLYDGFDEMDAVGPYEIFENAARVGAAMTTTLRTVEDRERVTASHGLDVGVDGPLSAVAPDLLLVPGGGWADRSESGAWAEAERGAVPDAIAAHYDDGGQVAGVCTGGMLLARAGVLDGRPAVTHASALDDLRATDADVVDARVVDDGDVVTAGGVTSGLDLAVHVVERTAGADVADEVCRLMEYDPRGHVHHG
- a CDS encoding CTP-dependent riboflavin kinase; amino-acid sequence: MAEATGRDVGYDELATLKLLALSDALDGQEKVSCSVLADELGASNQTASRRLQRLDDADYVEREIVSDGQWVTVTPEGESALRREYADYRRIFERDASIDLAGFVTSGMGEGRHYISLPGYMEQFIEKLGYEPFAGTLNVDLTDESVRTRAGVAALEPVTIEGWEDDERTYGPAYCYPASVETDDAIYEPAHVITPERTHHDEDQLEIIAPERLRDELGLDDGDELTIHVTER
- the ribB gene encoding 3,4-dihydroxy-2-butanone-4-phosphate synthase is translated as MSRSDSMSRTTSNVDAAISAFRAGDPVLIHDAADREGETDIVYPAGGVTPGAVARMRNDAGGLVCVALGHEVAEALDLPFVQEVIDHPLAADHDLAYDERSSFSLTVNHRDTFTGITDEDRALTITELGHAAADPDPTAFTEAFRAPGHVHLLKAAPNRLSDRLGHTELAVVLADAADQPPAAVVCEMLDDESGAALPPAAARTYGERNGIPYVEGSEIVDRLG